In one Leptospiraceae bacterium genomic region, the following are encoded:
- a CDS encoding YbhB/YbcL family Raf kinase inhibitor-like protein, whose product MKIETSAFKNGTKIPGKYAFAIPDAKEHAKLSNNLNPELSWKDFPTGTKSFALICHDPDVPSRGDDVNQEGKLVPAELPRVDFFHWVLIDIPVSVTSIPEGADSKEVTAKGKPAGKTPYGVRGKNSYTEWFAGDTSMGGDYCGYDGPCPPWNDSILYHYHFTIYALDVERLGLSGVFSGEDARKAMEGHILDKAEWIGTYSMNPSVS is encoded by the coding sequence ATGAAAATAGAAACATCAGCTTTTAAAAATGGAACTAAAATACCGGGAAAGTATGCTTTCGCTATACCCGATGCAAAGGAACATGCCAAACTGAGTAATAACCTGAATCCGGAACTTAGTTGGAAAGACTTCCCCACCGGAACAAAATCTTTTGCACTTATCTGTCATGATCCGGATGTACCTTCCAGGGGAGACGATGTGAACCAGGAAGGGAAGCTGGTTCCGGCTGAGCTTCCGAGAGTAGATTTTTTTCACTGGGTGCTGATTGACATTCCTGTTTCGGTCACATCCATACCGGAGGGGGCCGATTCAAAAGAAGTAACAGCAAAAGGTAAGCCGGCAGGAAAAACTCCTTATGGTGTTCGCGGTAAAAATAGTTATACAGAATGGTTTGCAGGCGATACTTCTATGGGTGGAGACTACTGTGGCTATGACGGGCCCTGTCCTCCCTGGAATGATTCGATTCTCTATCATTATCATTTCACCATATATGCTCTGGATGTAGAAAGACTTGGTTTGTCCGGAGTTTTTAGTGGAGAAGATGCAAGGAAGGCAATGGAGGGTCATATCCTCGATAAGGCAGAATGGATAGGAACCTATTCCATGAATCCTTCTGTAAGTTAA
- a CDS encoding NifU N-terminal domain-containing protein, with amino-acid sequence MMQSIKKVFRREKILPATEALKCSPKAIEKITEQVKSRPSGISSTFQIKINYKPTEVSFEVGFVEQEKELQTRHTYPVPIQMNEKDETYLLGSKLEYKEEENNFYIYPDIEIFAEPTPKKEIMRYSINRSVVSNLSSLPEFSIDRESFKKEKEAYPYLLRLLFKESDLNSIYILKNWIQVESMNFYHKYKETEEKYADIILAYFSSCAYPLIIHPDSVQTEYYP; translated from the coding sequence ATGATGCAAAGTATAAAAAAAGTTTTCAGAAGAGAAAAAATACTCCCGGCAACAGAAGCCCTAAAGTGCAGTCCCAAAGCCATCGAGAAAATCACCGAACAGGTGAAATCCAGGCCTTCAGGTATCTCTTCCACTTTTCAAATTAAGATTAACTATAAACCCACAGAAGTCAGTTTTGAAGTAGGTTTTGTAGAACAGGAAAAAGAGCTTCAAACCAGGCATACTTATCCGGTTCCCATACAAATGAATGAAAAAGATGAGACTTATCTTCTCGGTTCTAAGCTGGAATATAAGGAAGAAGAAAATAACTTCTACATTTATCCGGATATAGAAATTTTTGCAGAGCCTACGCCTAAAAAAGAAATCATGCGTTATAGTATTAATAGATCAGTAGTATCAAATTTATCTTCTCTTCCTGAGTTTTCTATTGATAGAGAAAGTTTTAAGAAAGAAAAAGAGGCCTATCCTTACCTCCTCCGCTTATTATTTAAAGAATCGGATCTAAACTCTATCTATATATTAAAAAACTGGATACAGGTTGAGTCCATGAATTTCTATCATAAATATAAAGAAACGGAAGAAAAATATGCTGATATTATTCTTGCATACTTTTCTTCCTGTGCCTACCCTCTTATTATACATCCTGATTCCGTTCAAACCGAATATTACCCTTAA
- a CDS encoding cellulase family glycosylhydrolase, whose product MQNNKLKGLGINLVLKHKNKESVDTYIHSLLNLRMEWVRLEFNFFEEEEQELIDYLIESLQKNEIKILGLLTGLVPGNFVNSIAPSLNFPDPITKLEEFKIFCKKNVQRYKRFISHWEVWNEQNTIRFWIRKPEPEEYMQLLKTAVVEIKREQPEAFIVMGAIMGDDINRFAPFQYMGFLEKCRELNIDTYVDAYNFHPYIPSCYVSRKSYREYFPEIKEAIERFLQKYETNKPVWITEFGICPRWVLVKESEIAGIYRKLYEYCRNRDIPFFLWVLNDFPKTKDYSSVNPELYFGLLDVELKPKELFKSFVVECQNLH is encoded by the coding sequence ATGCAGAATAATAAATTGAAAGGTCTGGGAATTAATCTCGTTTTAAAACACAAAAACAAAGAAAGCGTGGATACCTATATTCATTCCCTTCTAAATTTGAGAATGGAATGGGTTCGGCTCGAATTTAATTTTTTCGAGGAAGAAGAGCAGGAACTCATAGATTATCTCATAGAAAGCCTTCAGAAAAATGAAATCAAAATACTCGGACTCCTGACAGGACTCGTTCCCGGAAACTTTGTGAATAGTATAGCACCCTCTCTTAATTTCCCGGATCCTATAACAAAATTAGAAGAATTTAAGATTTTTTGCAAAAAAAACGTGCAGCGCTATAAACGATTTATCTCACACTGGGAAGTCTGGAACGAACAAAACACGATTCGATTCTGGATACGAAAACCCGAACCCGAAGAATACATGCAACTTCTCAAAACTGCTGTTGTAGAAATTAAAAGAGAACAACCCGAAGCCTTTATTGTAATGGGAGCTATTATGGGAGATGACATAAATCGCTTTGCGCCCTTTCAATACATGGGTTTTTTAGAAAAATGTAGAGAATTGAATATTGATACCTATGTGGATGCCTATAATTTCCATCCCTACATCCCTTCCTGTTATGTTTCACGGAAATCCTACAGAGAATATTTCCCCGAAATTAAAGAAGCGATTGAAAGATTTTTACAAAAATATGAAACGAACAAACCGGTCTGGATTACTGAATTTGGTATTTGTCCCCGCTGGGTTCTGGTGAAAGAATCTGAAATTGCCGGGATTTATCGCAAGCTGTATGAATACTGTCGCAATCGGGATATTCCCTTTTTTCTCTGGGTTCTTAATGATTTTCCCAAAACGAAAGATTACTCCAGTGTCAACCCGGAACTCTATTTCGGTCTTTTAGATGTGGAGCTAAAACCCAAAGAATTATTTAAAAGTTTCGTAGTAGAATGCCAGAATTTACACTGA